A single genomic interval of Streptomyces graminofaciens harbors:
- a CDS encoding AMP-binding protein gives MTSSTKSSTKSSTKSSYTHGTSPTALLGDTIGANLDRAVAAWPDREALVDVPSGRRWTYARFAADVDELAYALLASGVAKGDRVGIWAVNCPEWVLVQYATARIGAIMVNINPAYRTHEVEYVLGQAGISLLFASLAHKSSDYRAMVEQVRGNCPKLRETVYFGDPSWDALLGRGTPVPFEELSCDDPINIQYTSGTTGFPKGATLSHHNILNNGYSVGELIAYTEQDRICVPVPFYHCFGMVMGNLAATSHGACIVVPAPSFDPKATLEAVQQERCTSLYGVPTMFIAELNLPDFASYDLSSLRTGIMAGSPCPVEVMKRVVAEMNMAEVSICYGMTETSPVSTQTRRDDDLAHRTGTVGRVLPHIEVKIVDPVSGVTQPRGTAGELCTRGYSVMLGYWEEPEKTAEAVDAGRWMHTGDLAVMREDGYVEIVGRIKDMIIRGGENIYPREIEEFLYAHPKIADVQVVGVPHERYGEEVLACVIPREATDPLTLEELRAFCDGQLAHYKIPSALRILDAFPMTVSGKVRKIELRQRYGTE, from the coding sequence GTGACCTCGTCGACCAAGTCCTCGACCAAGTCCTCGACCAAGTCCTCGTACACGCACGGGACGAGCCCGACGGCCCTCCTCGGCGACACGATCGGCGCCAACCTGGACCGCGCGGTCGCCGCCTGGCCGGACCGTGAGGCCCTCGTCGACGTCCCCTCCGGGCGCCGCTGGACCTACGCCCGGTTCGCCGCCGACGTCGACGAGCTGGCGTACGCGCTGCTCGCGAGCGGGGTGGCCAAGGGCGACCGGGTGGGCATCTGGGCGGTCAACTGTCCGGAGTGGGTGCTCGTCCAGTACGCCACCGCCCGCATCGGCGCGATCATGGTGAACATCAACCCGGCCTACCGCACCCACGAGGTCGAGTACGTCCTGGGCCAGGCCGGGATCTCGCTCCTCTTCGCCTCGCTCGCCCACAAGAGCAGCGACTACCGGGCGATGGTCGAGCAAGTACGCGGCAACTGCCCGAAGTTGCGGGAGACCGTCTACTTCGGCGACCCGAGCTGGGACGCGCTGCTGGGTCGCGGGACCCCGGTGCCGTTCGAGGAACTGTCCTGCGACGACCCGATCAACATCCAGTACACCTCGGGCACGACGGGCTTCCCCAAGGGGGCGACCCTCTCCCATCACAACATCCTCAACAACGGTTATTCCGTAGGGGAGTTGATCGCCTACACCGAGCAGGACCGGATCTGCGTCCCCGTGCCCTTCTACCACTGCTTCGGCATGGTGATGGGCAATCTGGCCGCGACCTCGCACGGCGCCTGCATCGTCGTCCCGGCCCCCTCCTTCGACCCGAAGGCCACCCTGGAGGCCGTCCAGCAGGAGCGCTGCACCTCCCTGTACGGCGTCCCCACCATGTTCATCGCGGAGCTGAACCTCCCCGACTTCGCGTCGTACGACCTGTCCTCCCTCCGCACCGGCATCATGGCGGGCTCGCCCTGTCCGGTGGAGGTGATGAAGCGGGTCGTCGCGGAGATGAACATGGCGGAGGTGTCGATCTGCTACGGCATGACGGAGACCTCGCCCGTCTCCACCCAGACCCGCCGCGACGACGACCTCGCACACCGCACCGGCACCGTCGGCCGCGTCCTGCCGCACATCGAGGTGAAGATCGTCGACCCGGTGAGCGGGGTGACCCAACCGCGCGGCACGGCAGGTGAGTTGTGCACCCGGGGCTACAGCGTGATGCTCGGCTACTGGGAGGAGCCCGAGAAGACCGCCGAGGCCGTCGACGCGGGGCGGTGGATGCACACCGGGGACCTCGCGGTGATGCGCGAGGACGGGTACGTCGAGATCGTCGGCCGCATCAAGGACATGATCATCCGGGGTGGCGAGAACATCTACCCGCGCGAGATCGAGGAGTTCCTGTACGCCCACCCGAAGATCGCCGACGTCCAGGTGGTCGGCGTACCGCATGAGCGGTACGGCGAGGAGGTACTCGCCTGTGTCATCCCGCGCGAGGCCACCGACCCGCTCACGCTGGAGGAGCTGCGGGCCTTCTGCGACGGGCAGTTGGCGCACTACAAGATCCCGAGCGCGCTGCGGATCCTGGACGCCTTCCCCATGACGGTGTCGGGGAAGGTACGCAAGATCGAGCTGCGGCAGCGGTACGGAACCGAGTAG
- a CDS encoding AMP-binding protein: protein MSARTSATEEFRAARDFLLAHREDYEAACKGFEWPRPDYFNWALDWFDVIARGNDRTALHIVEEDGTETRITFAEMSERSARVASWLRAQRVRADDRVLVMLGNQAELWEVALAAMKLRAVVIPATPLLGPADLRDRVERGRVRHVIVRSEDAPKFDEVPGRYTRIAVGDEVADWRSYADAYDASADFEPDGDTNASDPLMLYFTSGTTARPKLVEHTHVSYPIGHLATMYWIGLKPGDVHLNISSPGWAKHAWSNLFGPWNAEATVFIHNYTRFDPARLLAEMDRVGVTSFCAPPTVWRMLIQADLTQLRTPPREAVAAGEPLNPEVIEQVRRAWDVTIRDGFGQTETAVQVSNSPGQELKTGSMGRPGPGFKIVLLDPITGAPDADEGEIAIDLSNRPVGVMTGYHGDPDRTAQSMAGGYYRTGDIGSRDADGYITYVGRADDVFKASDYKISPFELESALLEHEAVAEAAVVPAPDEVRLAVPKAYIVLAAGWEPDADTAKVLFKHSREVLAPYKRLRRIEFAPLPKTVSGKIRRIELREATAAGSDAEYREEDFR from the coding sequence ATGTCGGCGAGGACGAGCGCCACGGAGGAGTTCCGGGCGGCCAGGGATTTCCTACTGGCCCACCGCGAGGACTACGAGGCGGCCTGCAAGGGTTTCGAGTGGCCGCGCCCGGATTACTTCAACTGGGCGCTCGACTGGTTCGACGTGATCGCACGTGGGAACGACCGCACGGCGCTGCACATCGTCGAGGAGGACGGCACCGAGACCCGGATCACCTTCGCCGAGATGTCCGAGCGCTCGGCCCGCGTCGCGAGCTGGCTGCGGGCACAGCGCGTCCGGGCCGACGACCGCGTCCTCGTCATGCTCGGCAACCAGGCCGAGCTGTGGGAGGTCGCCCTCGCCGCGATGAAGCTGCGTGCCGTCGTCATCCCCGCCACCCCGCTGCTCGGCCCCGCCGACCTGCGCGACCGCGTGGAGCGCGGCCGGGTGCGCCATGTGATCGTGCGGTCCGAGGACGCGCCCAAGTTCGACGAGGTGCCCGGCCGCTACACCCGGATCGCGGTGGGTGACGAGGTCGCCGACTGGCGGTCGTACGCGGACGCCTACGACGCCTCCGCCGACTTCGAGCCGGACGGCGACACCAACGCCTCCGACCCGCTGATGCTGTACTTCACCTCGGGCACGACCGCCCGGCCCAAGCTGGTCGAGCACACCCATGTGTCGTACCCCATCGGCCACTTGGCGACGATGTACTGGATCGGCCTGAAACCCGGTGACGTCCACCTCAACATCTCCTCGCCCGGCTGGGCCAAGCACGCCTGGTCCAACCTCTTCGGCCCGTGGAACGCCGAGGCGACGGTCTTCATCCACAACTACACGCGTTTCGATCCGGCCCGGCTGCTGGCCGAGATGGACCGTGTGGGCGTGACCAGCTTCTGTGCCCCGCCGACCGTGTGGCGCATGCTCATCCAGGCCGACCTCACCCAGCTGCGTACCCCGCCCCGCGAGGCCGTCGCCGCCGGTGAGCCCCTCAACCCCGAGGTCATCGAGCAGGTGCGCCGGGCCTGGGACGTCACCATCCGTGACGGCTTCGGCCAGACGGAGACGGCCGTGCAGGTCTCCAACAGCCCCGGTCAGGAGCTCAAGACCGGCTCGATGGGCAGGCCAGGACCCGGCTTCAAGATCGTCCTCCTCGACCCGATCACGGGCGCCCCGGACGCCGACGAGGGCGAGATCGCGATCGACCTGTCCAACCGCCCCGTGGGCGTGATGACCGGCTACCACGGTGACCCCGACCGTACGGCGCAGTCCATGGCCGGCGGCTACTACCGCACCGGTGACATCGGCTCGCGCGACGCCGACGGGTACATCACGTACGTCGGCCGGGCCGACGACGTGTTCAAGGCGAGCGACTACAAGATCAGCCCGTTCGAGCTGGAGAGCGCCCTCCTGGAGCACGAGGCGGTGGCCGAGGCGGCCGTCGTGCCCGCCCCGGACGAAGTACGGCTCGCGGTGCCGAAGGCCTACATCGTGCTGGCGGCGGGCTGGGAGCCGGACGCGGACACCGCCAAGGTGCTCTTCAAGCACTCGCGGGAGGTCCTCGCCCCCTACAAGCGGCTGCGCCGCATCGAGTTCGCCCCGCTGCCCAAGACCGTCTCCGGCAAGATCCGCAGGATCGAGCTGCGCGAGGCCACGGCGGCGGGTTCGGACGCCGAGTACCGCGAGGAGGACTTCCGGTGA
- a CDS encoding helix-turn-helix transcriptional regulator, which produces MRAALHRMRQATGLPLAFGGLVETDLGHMRISELQGNRTTALSSLAVISGNGLGGKTVALARPCAVTDYSVSRQISHEYDAAVAAEGIRSVLAVPIVVRRRVRGVLYGALRTAQPLGDRTLGMAMEAARDVEQALVVRDEARSLLTAARAPEEGSAGAWEEVREAHGALRALAPRIDDPALREELLQVCGRLAGAASGPGAESTGPAVLAPREVDVLSCVAGGATNAVAAERLGLRPETVKGYLRSAMRKLGAHTRLEAVVEARRAGLLP; this is translated from the coding sequence ATGCGCGCCGCGCTGCACCGGATGCGCCAGGCCACGGGGCTGCCGCTGGCCTTCGGCGGACTGGTGGAAACAGACCTCGGGCATATGCGCATCAGCGAACTCCAGGGCAACAGGACCACCGCCCTCAGCAGCCTCGCCGTGATCTCCGGCAACGGCCTCGGCGGCAAGACGGTCGCCCTGGCGCGGCCCTGCGCCGTGACGGACTACTCGGTCTCGCGCCAGATCAGCCATGAGTACGACGCGGCGGTCGCCGCCGAGGGCATCCGCTCGGTCCTCGCCGTGCCGATCGTCGTACGCCGCCGGGTGCGCGGTGTGCTGTACGGGGCGCTGCGCACGGCCCAGCCGCTGGGCGACCGCACGCTCGGCATGGCCATGGAGGCGGCGCGGGACGTGGAGCAGGCCCTGGTGGTGCGGGACGAGGCGCGGAGCCTGCTGACCGCGGCCCGGGCCCCCGAGGAGGGGTCGGCCGGTGCCTGGGAGGAGGTCCGCGAGGCCCACGGGGCGCTGCGCGCGCTGGCCCCGAGGATCGACGACCCGGCGCTGCGGGAGGAGCTGCTGCAGGTGTGCGGGCGGCTGGCGGGAGCGGCCTCCGGGCCCGGCGCCGAAAGCACGGGCCCGGCCGTCCTGGCGCCGCGCGAGGTGGACGTCCTGTCGTGCGTCGCCGGGGGCGCGACCAACGCGGTCGCGGCGGAGCGGCTGGGGCTCCGCCCTGAGACGGTCAAGGGATATCTGCGCTCGGCCATGCGCAAGCTGGGGGCCCACACCCGGCTGGAAGCGGTGGTGGAGGCCCGGCGGGCGGGGCTGCTGCCGTAG